A window of the Fuscovulum sp. genome harbors these coding sequences:
- the rpoC gene encoding DNA-directed RNA polymerase subunit beta', which produces MNQELTNNPFNPVAPIKTFDEIKISLASPERILSWSFGEIKKPETINYRTFKPERDGLFCARIFGPIKDYECLCGKYKRMKYRGVVCEKCGVEVTLQKVRRERMGHIELAAPVAHIWFLKSLPSRIGLMLDMTLRDLERILYFENYVVIEPGLTDLTYGQLMTEEEFLDAQDQYGADAFTANIGAEAIREMLAAIDLESTADQLREDLKEATGELKPKKIIKRLKIVESFLESGNRPEWMVLTVLPVIPPELRPLVPLDGGRFATSDLNDLYRRVINRNNRLKRLIELRAPDIIVRNEKRMLQEAVDALFDNGRRGRVITGTNKRPLKSLSDMLKGKQGRFRQNLLGKRVDFSGRSVIVTGPELKLHQCGLPKKMALELFKPFIYSRLEAKGLSSTVKQAKKLVEKERPEVWDILDEVIREHPVLLNRAPTLHRLGIQAFEPILIEGKAIQLHPLVCSAFNADFDGDQMAVHVPLSLEAQLEARVLMMSTNNVLSPANGAPIIVPSQDMVLGLYYVTMERKGMVGEGMAFADIEEVEHALAAGAVHLHASITARIKQIDEEGNEVWKRFKTTPGRLRLGNLLPLNAKAPFELANRLLRKKDVQNVIDTVYRYCGQKESVIFCDQIMGLGFREAFRAGISFGKDDMLIPDSKWTIVNEVRDQVKEFEQQYMDGLITQGEKYNKVVDAWSKCSDKVAGEMMAEISAVRFDDAGAEKEPNSVYMMSHSGARGSPAQMKQLGGMRGLMAKPSGEIIETPIISNFKEGLTVLEYFNSTHGARKGLADTALKTANSGYLTRRLVDVAQDCIVRSHDCGTDRAITAEAAVNDGEVVQTLADRVLGRVSADDVLVPGTDEVLVAAGELIDERRADLIDQAGVAVMRIRSPLTCEAEEGVCAMCYGRDLARGTLVNQGEAVGIIAAQSIGEPGTQLTMRTFHIGGIAQGGQQSFLEASQEGRIEFRNANLLSNANGEQIVVGRNMSIAIVDEAGQDRAVHKVSYGAKIHAKDGMAVKRGTKLFEWDPYTLPIIAEKGGVAKFVDLVSGISVREDTDDATGMTQKIVSDWRSAPKGNDLKPEIIIMDPATGEPVRADNGNPITYPMSVDAILSVEDQQEVRPGDVVARIPREGAKTKDITGGLPRVAELFEARRPKDHAIIAETDGYVRFGKDYKNKRRITVEPVDETLQAVEYMIPKGKHIPVQEGDFVQKGDYIMDGNPAPHDILRIMGVEALANYMIDEVQDVYRLQGVKINDKHIEVIVRQMLQKLEILDGGDTTLLKGEQVERIELDEENAKARNRGLREAKAEPVLLGITKASLQTRSFISAASFQETTRVLTEASVQGKRDKLVGLKENVIVGRLIPAGTGGATSRVKKIAADRDQNVIEARRSDAETAAALAAPVDMKANDLDLGMSDAIDSRD; this is translated from the coding sequence ATGAACCAGGAACTGACCAACAACCCGTTCAACCCGGTTGCCCCGATCAAGACGTTTGACGAGATCAAGATCTCGCTCGCGTCGCCGGAGCGCATCCTTTCGTGGTCGTTCGGCGAGATCAAGAAGCCGGAAACCATCAACTATCGCACGTTCAAGCCGGAACGTGACGGCCTGTTCTGCGCCCGTATCTTCGGGCCGATCAAGGATTACGAATGCCTTTGCGGCAAGTACAAGCGCATGAAGTATCGCGGCGTTGTCTGCGAGAAATGCGGTGTGGAAGTCACGCTGCAAAAGGTGCGGCGCGAGCGGATGGGCCATATCGAACTGGCCGCACCCGTGGCGCATATCTGGTTCCTGAAATCGCTGCCGTCGCGGATCGGGCTGATGCTCGACATGACGCTGCGGGATCTGGAGCGGATTCTGTACTTTGAAAACTATGTCGTCATCGAACCCGGTCTGACGGACCTGACCTATGGTCAGCTGATGACCGAGGAAGAGTTCCTGGATGCGCAGGACCAGTATGGCGCGGATGCCTTCACCGCCAATATCGGCGCGGAAGCGATCCGGGAAATGCTGGCGGCGATTGATCTGGAATCGACGGCGGATCAGCTGCGCGAAGACCTGAAAGAGGCGACGGGCGAGCTGAAGCCGAAGAAGATCATCAAGCGGCTGAAGATCGTGGAATCGTTCCTGGAATCGGGCAACCGGCCGGAGTGGATGGTTCTGACGGTGCTGCCGGTCATTCCGCCGGAACTGCGCCCGCTGGTGCCGCTGGATGGTGGCCGGTTTGCGACGTCGGACCTGAACGACCTGTATCGCCGCGTGATCAACCGCAACAACCGCCTGAAGCGGCTGATCGAGTTGCGCGCGCCCGATATCATCGTGCGGAACGAAAAGCGGATGCTGCAGGAAGCGGTTGACGCGCTGTTTGACAACGGCCGTCGTGGCCGCGTGATCACGGGCACCAACAAGCGCCCGCTGAAATCGCTGTCCGACATGCTGAAGGGCAAGCAGGGCCGGTTCCGCCAGAACCTGCTTGGCAAGCGCGTGGACTTTTCGGGCCGTTCGGTCATCGTGACCGGGCCGGAACTGAAGCTGCACCAGTGCGGTCTGCCGAAGAAGATGGCGCTCGAACTGTTCAAGCCGTTCATCTATTCGCGGCTTGAGGCGAAGGGGCTGTCGTCCACCGTCAAGCAGGCGAAGAAGCTGGTTGAAAAGGAACGTCCCGAGGTTTGGGATATTCTGGATGAGGTCATCCGCGAACACCCGGTTCTGCTGAACCGTGCGCCGACGCTGCACCGGTTGGGGATTCAGGCGTTCGAGCCGATCCTGATCGAAGGCAAGGCGATCCAGCTGCACCCGCTGGTCTGTTCGGCGTTCAACGCCGACTTTGACGGCGACCAGATGGCCGTGCACGTTCCGCTGAGCCTTGAGGCGCAGCTGGAAGCGCGCGTCTTGATGATGTCGACCAACAACGTTCTGTCGCCTGCAAACGGCGCGCCCATCATCGTTCCGTCGCAGGACATGGTGCTGGGGCTGTACTACGTCACCATGGAACGTAAGGGCATGGTTGGCGAAGGCATGGCATTCGCCGATATCGAGGAAGTGGAACATGCGCTGGCCGCTGGCGCGGTGCATCTGCATGCCTCGATCACAGCGCGGATCAAGCAGATCGACGAAGAGGGTAACGAGGTCTGGAAGCGGTTCAAGACGACCCCCGGTCGTCTGCGGCTGGGCAACCTGCTGCCGTTGAACGCTAAGGCGCCGTTCGAACTGGCCAACCGGTTGCTGCGCAAGAAGGACGTGCAGAACGTCATCGACACCGTCTACCGCTATTGCGGGCAGAAAGAGTCGGTCATTTTCTGTGACCAGATCATGGGTCTGGGCTTCCGTGAAGCGTTCCGTGCGGGCATTTCGTTCGGCAAGGACGACATGCTGATCCCGGATTCCAAGTGGACCATCGTGAACGAAGTTCGCGATCAGGTGAAGGAATTCGAACAGCAGTACATGGACGGCCTGATCACCCAGGGCGAAAAGTACAACAAGGTTGTCGATGCCTGGTCGAAGTGTTCCGACAAGGTGGCCGGTGAGATGATGGCAGAGATTTCTGCCGTTCGTTTCGACGATGCCGGTGCCGAAAAGGAACCGAACTCGGTCTACATGATGTCCCACTCTGGGGCGCGGGGTTCGCCGGCGCAGATGAAGCAGCTTGGCGGGATGCGCGGCCTGATGGCCAAGCCGTCGGGTGAGATCATCGAGACGCCGATCATCTCGAACTTCAAGGAAGGTCTGACCGTTCTTGAATACTTCAACTCGACCCACGGCGCGCGGAAAGGTCTGGCCGATACGGCGCTGAAGACCGCGAACTCGGGCTATCTGACGCGGCGTCTGGTGGACGTGGCACAAGATTGCATCGTGCGCAGCCATGATTGCGGAACCGACCGGGCGATCACCGCCGAAGCCGCCGTGAATGACGGTGAAGTGGTGCAGACCCTGGCCGACCGTGTGCTGGGCCGTGTGTCAGCGGATGACGTGCTGGTGCCGGGAACGGATGAGGTTCTGGTGGCGGCGGGCGAGCTGATCGACGAGCGTCGGGCTGATCTGATCGATCAGGCCGGGGTTGCGGTCATGCGCATCCGCAGCCCGCTGACCTGTGAGGCCGAAGAGGGCGTCTGCGCCATGTGCTATGGCCGTGACCTTGCGCGCGGTACTCTGGTGAACCAGGGGGAAGCTGTCGGCATCATCGCCGCGCAGTCCATCGGGGAACCCGGTACGCAGCTGACGATGCGGACGTTCCACATCGGCGGTATCGCACAGGGTGGCCAGCAATCGTTCCTTGAAGCCAGCCAGGAAGGCCGGATCGAGTTCCGCAATGCCAACCTTCTGTCGAACGCCAATGGCGAGCAGATCGTGGTCGGGCGGAACATGTCGATCGCCATCGTGGATGAGGCCGGTCAGGACCGGGCGGTTCACAAGGTGAGCTATGGTGCCAAGATCCATGCCAAGGACGGCATGGCTGTTAAGCGCGGCACCAAGCTGTTCGAATGGGACCCCTATACCCTGCCGATCATCGCCGAAAAGGGCGGTGTGGCGAAGTTCGTCGATCTGGTATCGGGCATTTCGGTGCGCGAAGACACGGATGATGCGACGGGTATGACGCAGAAGATCGTGTCGGACTGGCGGTCGGCGCCCAAGGGCAATGACCTGAAGCCCGAAATCATCATCATGGACCCGGCAACGGGTGAGCCGGTGCGTGCCGACAATGGCAACCCGATCACCTATCCGATGTCGGTGGACGCGATCCTTTCGGTCGAAGACCAGCAGGAAGTGCGTCCGGGCGATGTGGTGGCGCGTATCCCGCGCGAAGGTGCCAAGACCAAGGACATCACCGGGGGTCTTCCCCGCGTGGCGGAACTGTTCGAAGCCCGTCGTCCCAAGGACCACGCAATCATCGCGGAAACCGATGGCTATGTGCGCTTCGGCAAGGACTATAAGAACAAGCGCCGCATCACGGTTGAACCCGTCGATGAGACGCTGCAGGCGGTTGAGTACATGATCCCCAAGGGCAAGCACATTCCGGTTCAGGAAGGTGATTTCGTCCAGAAGGGTGACTACATCATGGACGGCAACCCGGCTCCGCACGATATCCTGCGGATCATGGGGGTCGAGGCGCTTGCCAACTACATGATCGACGAAGTGCAGGACGTGTACCGACTGCAGGGCGTGAAGATCAACGACAAGCATATCGAAGTGATCGTGCGTCAGATGCTGCAAAAGCTGGAAATCCTGGATGGTGGCGATACCACGCTGCTGAAGGGCGAACAGGTGGAGCGCATCGAGCTGGACGAAGAGAACGCCAAGGCACGCAACCGCGGGCTGCGCGAGGCCAAGGCCGAGCCGGTTCTGCTGGGGATCACCAAGGCGAGCTTGCAGACACGGTCCTTCATCTCGGCCGCGTCCTTCCAGGAAACCACCCGCGTGCTGACCGAGGCTTCGGTTCAGGGCAAGCGCGACAAGCTGGTGGGTCTGAAGGAGAACGTGATCGTGGGTCGTCTGATCCCGGCAGGGACGGGCGGGGCGACGAGCCGCGTGAAGAAGATCGCCGCGGATCGCGACCAGAACGTGATCGAGGCGCGCCGGTCGGATGCTGAAACGGCGGCGGCTTTGGCGGCACCGGTCGACATGAAGGCTAACGATCTGGATCTGGGTATGTCGGATGCGATCGACAGCCGCGACTGA
- the rpoB gene encoding DNA-directed RNA polymerase subunit beta, with the protein MAQAYVGQKRIRRYYGKIREVLEMPNLIEVQKSSYDLFLKSGDGDKPADGEGIQGTFQSVFPIKDFNETAVLEFVKYELEKPKYDVDECQSRDMTFAAPLKVTLRLIVFDVDETTGARSVKDIKEQDVYMGDMPLMTSNGTFIVNGTERVIVSQMHRSPGVFFDHDKGKTHSSGKLLFTCRIIPYRGSWLDFEFDAKDIVFARIDRRRKLPVTTLLYALGMDQEGIMDAYYDTISFKHVKNKGWVTKFFPNRVSGTRPTYDLVDAATGEVILKAGEKATPRMVKKWKDDGAITELLVPFDHILGRYVAKDIINEETGEIWVEAGDELTMEYDRDGGVKGGSLKVLLDQGITDIPVLDIDNINVGPYIRNTMAADKNMGRDTALMDIYRVMRPGEPPTVEAASQLFDTLFFDSERYDLSAVGRVKMNMRLDLGKPDTQRTLDREDIIACIKALTELRDGKGEIDDIDHLGNRRVRSVGELMENQYRVGLLRMERAIKERMSSVEIDTIMPQDLINAKPAAAAVREFFGSSQLSQFMDQTNPLSEVTHKRRLSALGPGGLTRERAGFEVRDVHPTHYGRMCPIETPEGQNIGLINSLATFARVNKYGFIETPYRKVIDNKVTDEVVYMSATEEMRHTVAQANAAQDENGKFTDDLISSRKSGEFMLNPPDAIDLIDVSPKQLVSVAASLIPFLENDDANRALMGSNMQRQAVPLLQSDAPFVGTGIEAVVARDSGAAIMARRAGVIDQVDATRIVVRATEMLEPGEPGVDIYRLRKFKRSNQSSCINQRPLVKVGDTVGRAEVIADGPCTDLGELALGRNVVVAFMPWNGYNYEDSILISERILRDDVFTSIHIEEYEVAARDTKLGPEEITRDIPNVGEEALRNLDEAGIVYIGAEVQPGDILVGKITPKGESPMTPEEKLLRAIFGEKASDVRDTSLRLPPGAYGTIVEVRVFNRHGVDKDERALQIEREEVERLARDRDDELAILERNIYSRLKTLIMGKTAVKGPKGIRSGSTIDDELLGTLSRGQWWQLALGEEAEAKDVEALHDQFEAQKRALDHRFDDKVEKVRRGDDLPPGVMKMVKVFVAVKRKLQPGDKMAGRHGNKGVISKVVPIEDMPFLADGTPVDLVLNPLGVPSRMNVGQILETHMGWAARGLGLKIDDALKEYRRSGDMTPVREAMRIAYGDETYDEVLADRSEDEFLELAGNVTRGVPIASPVFDGAKEADVNDALTRAGFDTSGQSVVFDGRSGEQFARKVTVGVKYMLKLHHLVDDKLHARSTGPYSLVTQQPLGGKAQFGGQRLGEMEVWALEAYGAAYTLQEMLTVKSDDVAGRTKVYESIVKGEDNFEAGVPESFNVLVKEVRGLGLNMELLDAEEE; encoded by the coding sequence ATGGCGCAAGCTTACGTTGGCCAGAAACGCATCCGCCGCTATTACGGCAAGATCCGCGAAGTCCTGGAGATGCCGAACCTCATCGAGGTTCAGAAATCTTCTTATGACCTGTTCCTGAAATCGGGTGACGGCGACAAGCCGGCCGATGGCGAGGGGATTCAGGGAACCTTCCAGTCGGTTTTCCCGATCAAGGATTTCAATGAGACCGCGGTGCTTGAGTTCGTGAAATACGAGCTTGAGAAGCCGAAATACGACGTGGACGAGTGCCAGTCGCGCGACATGACCTTTGCGGCGCCGCTGAAGGTGACGCTGCGCCTGATCGTGTTCGATGTCGACGAGACGACGGGCGCGCGGTCCGTCAAGGACATCAAGGAACAGGATGTCTACATGGGCGACATGCCCCTGATGACATCGAACGGCACGTTCATCGTGAACGGCACCGAGCGGGTGATCGTTTCGCAGATGCACCGCAGCCCCGGCGTGTTCTTTGACCACGACAAGGGCAAGACGCATTCGAGCGGCAAGCTGCTGTTCACCTGCCGGATCATTCCGTATCGCGGGTCGTGGCTGGATTTCGAATTCGACGCCAAGGACATCGTGTTCGCGCGCATCGACCGCCGCCGCAAGCTGCCGGTGACGACGCTGCTTTATGCGCTGGGCATGGATCAGGAAGGCATCATGGATGCCTATTACGATACCATTTCCTTCAAGCACGTGAAGAACAAGGGCTGGGTGACCAAGTTCTTCCCGAACCGCGTTTCCGGCACGCGCCCGACCTATGATCTGGTCGATGCGGCGACGGGCGAGGTGATCCTGAAGGCGGGCGAGAAGGCCACGCCGCGGATGGTGAAGAAGTGGAAGGATGACGGCGCGATCACGGAGCTGCTGGTTCCGTTCGACCACATTCTGGGCCGCTATGTCGCCAAGGACATCATCAACGAAGAAACCGGCGAGATCTGGGTCGAAGCCGGCGACGAATTGACGATGGAGTACGACCGCGACGGCGGTGTGAAGGGTGGCAGCCTGAAGGTTCTGCTGGATCAGGGCATCACCGATATTCCGGTGCTGGACATCGATAACATCAATGTCGGTCCGTACATCCGCAACACGATGGCGGCTGACAAGAACATGGGCCGCGACACCGCGCTTATGGACATCTACCGCGTCATGCGCCCGGGCGAGCCGCCGACCGTTGAAGCGGCAAGCCAGCTGTTCGACACGCTGTTCTTTGACAGCGAACGCTATGACCTGTCGGCCGTGGGCCGGGTCAAGATGAACATGCGTCTGGATCTGGGCAAGCCCGATACCCAGCGCACGCTGGACCGCGAAGACATCATCGCCTGCATCAAGGCGCTAACGGAACTGCGCGATGGCAAGGGCGAGATCGACGACATCGACCACCTTGGCAACCGCCGCGTGCGGTCTGTCGGGGAATTGATGGAGAACCAGTATCGCGTCGGCCTGCTGCGGATGGAGCGCGCGATCAAGGAGCGGATGTCGTCGGTGGAAATCGACACGATCATGCCGCAAGACCTGATCAACGCGAAACCGGCTGCGGCTGCGGTGCGGGAATTCTTTGGTTCCTCGCAGCTGTCGCAGTTCATGGACCAGACCAACCCGTTGTCGGAAGTCACCCACAAGCGCCGCCTGTCGGCCCTTGGGCCGGGCGGTCTGACCCGTGAGCGTGCCGGTTTCGAAGTGCGCGACGTTCATCCGACCCACTATGGCCGGATGTGCCCGATCGAAACGCCCGAAGGTCAGAACATCGGTCTGATCAACTCGCTGGCCACTTTCGCCCGCGTGAACAAGTACGGCTTCATCGAAACACCGTACCGCAAGGTGATCGACAACAAGGTGACCGACGAGGTCGTCTACATGTCGGCGACCGAGGAAATGCGCCACACCGTGGCGCAGGCCAACGCCGCGCAGGACGAGAATGGCAAGTTCACGGATGATCTGATTTCCAGCCGGAAATCGGGGGAATTCATGCTGAACCCGCCGGACGCGATTGACCTGATCGACGTGTCGCCGAAGCAGTTGGTGTCTGTCGCCGCATCGCTGATCCCGTTCCTTGAGAACGACGACGCGAACCGCGCGCTGATGGGGTCGAACATGCAGCGTCAGGCTGTGCCGCTGCTGCAATCGGATGCGCCTTTCGTGGGCACGGGGATCGAGGCTGTTGTGGCCCGCGACTCCGGTGCTGCGATCATGGCGCGGCGGGCGGGTGTCATCGACCAGGTCGATGCGACCCGTATCGTTGTGCGTGCGACCGAGATGCTGGAACCCGGCGAGCCGGGCGTGGATATCTATCGTCTGCGCAAGTTCAAGCGTTCCAACCAGTCGTCCTGCATCAACCAGCGTCCGCTGGTGAAGGTGGGCGATACGGTCGGCCGGGCCGAAGTGATTGCGGATGGCCCCTGCACCGATCTGGGCGAACTGGCCCTGGGGCGGAACGTGGTCGTCGCGTTCATGCCGTGGAACGGCTATAACTATGAAGACTCGATCCTGATTTCCGAGCGTATCCTGCGCGATGACGTGTTCACCTCGATCCATATCGAGGAATACGAAGTTGCGGCGCGCGACACGAAGTTGGGGCCGGAAGAGATCACCCGCGACATCCCGAACGTCGGCGAGGAAGCCCTGCGCAACCTTGACGAAGCCGGGATCGTCTACATCGGTGCCGAAGTGCAGCCGGGCGATATTCTGGTGGGCAAGATCACGCCCAAGGGCGAAAGCCCGATGACGCCGGAAGAAAAGCTGCTGCGCGCCATCTTTGGCGAAAAGGCATCGGATGTGCGTGACACGTCGCTGCGCCTGCCGCCGGGGGCCTATGGCACCATCGTGGAAGTGCGCGTGTTCAACCGCCACGGTGTGGACAAGGACGAGCGTGCGCTGCAGATCGAGCGGGAAGAAGTGGAACGTCTGGCGCGGGACCGCGACGACGAATTGGCGATCCTTGAGCGCAACATCTATTCGCGCCTGAAGACGCTGATCATGGGCAAGACCGCCGTCAAAGGGCCGAAGGGCATCCGCTCGGGTTCGACCATTGACGACGAACTGCTGGGCACGCTGTCGCGCGGCCAGTGGTGGCAGCTGGCGCTGGGTGAAGAAGCCGAGGCGAAGGATGTCGAGGCGCTGCATGACCAGTTCGAGGCGCAGAAGCGCGCCCTGGATCACCGGTTCGACGACAAGGTCGAAAAGGTGCGCCGTGGCGACGATCTGCCCCCGGGCGTGATGAAGATGGTCAAGGTGTTCGTCGCGGTGAAGCGCAAGCTGCAGCCGGGCGACAAGATGGCCGGTCGTCACGGGAACAAGGGTGTTATCTCGAAGGTCGTGCCGATCGAAGACATGCCGTTCCTTGCGGATGGCACGCCGGTTGATCTGGTGCTGAACCCTCTGGGTGTGCCGTCGCGTATGAACGTCGGGCAGATTCTGGAAACCCACATGGGCTGGGCCGCGCGCGGTTTGGGCCTGAAGATCGACGATGCCCTGAAAGAGTATCGCCGGTCGGGTGACATGACCCCGGTGCGCGAAGCGATGCGCATTGCCTATGGTGATGAGACCTATGACGAGGTGCTGGCCGACCGGAGCGAGGATGAATTCCTTGAACTGGCAGGCAATGTGACGCGCGGTGTTCCGATTGCGTCGCCGGTGTTCGACGGGGCCAAGGAAGCGGACGTGAACGACGCGCTGACGCGCGCCGGGTTCGATACCTCGGGTCAGTCGGTGGTGTTCGATGGTCGTTCGGGCGAGCAATTCGCGCGGAAGGTCACCGTGGGCGTGAAATACATGCTCAAGCTGCACCACCTTGTCGATGACAAGCTGCACGCCCGTTCGACGGGGCCGTACTCGCTGGTCACGCAGCAGCCGCTGGGTGGTAAGGCGCAGTTCGGTGGTCAGCGTCTGGGGGAAATGGAGGTCTGGGCTCTGGAAGCCTATGGTGCCGCCTATACCCTGCAGGAAATGCTGACCGTGAAGTCGGACGACGTGGCAGGCCGGACCAAGGTCTATGAATCGATCGTCAAGGGCGAGGACAATTTCGAAGCGGGCGTTCCGGAGAGCTTTAACGTTCTCGTAAAGGAAGTGCGCGGCCTCGGCCTGAATATGGAACTCCTGGATGCGGAGGAGGAGTGA
- a CDS encoding DMT family transporter, translating to MRRPFSFGGRADSDVGQEDMMPISDNLRGAIYMMIAMAAFTLNDSAMKAATQTLPLWQAIAMRGLLTLAPLALIGVATGGLRFRMARRDAGIVAIRSVAEVASTLLFLAALVHMPLANLSAILQSLPLAVALAAWAVFGDRIGWRRITAILVGFVGVLIIIRPGPQGFDHWSLMGLASVAFVVVRDLSTRQLSRAVPSSTVAVLASLAVTVTALTLSLPAGWEAVSLREGLLIGGAAAALVVGYNFVIMVMRVGDIGFIAPFRYTALLWAIFLGWVIFGTLPDALTLMGAGLVVGSGIFTLWRERKVKAVQMPGGQG from the coding sequence ATGCGGCGGCCCTTTTCCTTTGGCGGGCGCGCTGATAGCGATGTGGGCCAAGAGGACATGATGCCGATATCCGACAATCTGCGCGGCGCGATCTATATGATGATCGCAATGGCCGCCTTTACCCTGAACGACAGCGCGATGAAGGCCGCGACGCAGACCCTGCCCTTGTGGCAGGCCATTGCGATGCGGGGATTGCTGACGCTGGCGCCACTGGCGCTGATCGGGGTGGCAACCGGGGGGCTGCGGTTCCGGATGGCGCGGCGAGATGCGGGGATCGTGGCGATCCGGTCTGTGGCAGAGGTGGCGTCGACGCTGCTGTTCTTGGCGGCGCTGGTGCATATGCCTTTGGCGAACCTGTCGGCGATCCTGCAATCGCTGCCTTTGGCGGTGGCCTTGGCCGCTTGGGCGGTGTTTGGCGACAGGATTGGCTGGCGGAGGATCACGGCCATTCTGGTGGGGTTCGTGGGGGTGTTGATCATCATTCGGCCCGGACCGCAGGGGTTTGACCATTGGTCGCTGATGGGGTTGGCATCGGTGGCCTTTGTGGTGGTGCGCGATCTTTCAACCCGGCAGCTATCAAGGGCGGTGCCGTCATCCACCGTGGCGGTGCTGGCGTCACTTGCGGTGACGGTCACCGCGCTGACCCTGTCGCTGCCTGCCGGGTGGGAGGCGGTAAGCCTGCGCGAGGGGCTGCTGATCGGTGGGGCAGCGGCGGCGCTGGTGGTGGGCTATAACTTTGTGATCATGGTGATGCGGGTGGGCGATATCGGGTTTATCGCGCCTTTCCGGTATACGGCCCTGCTCTGGGCGATCTTTCTGGGCTGGGTGATCTTTGGCACGCTGCCCGATGCGCTGACGCTGATGGGGGCGGGGCTGGTGGTGGGATCGGGCATCTTTACCCTGTGGCGCGAGCGCAAGGTGAAGGCGGTTCAGATGCCGGGGGGGCAGGGCTGA
- the rplL gene encoding 50S ribosomal protein L7/L12: MADLNKLAEDIVGLTLLQAQELKSILKDKYGIEPAAGGAVMMAAGPAAAAAPVEEQTEFDVVLTDAGPNKINVIKVVREITGLGLKEAKDLTEAGGKVKEGISKADAEAMKKKFEEAGAKAELK, translated from the coding sequence ATGGCTGATCTGAACAAACTCGCCGAAGACATCGTCGGCCTGACCCTGCTGCAGGCTCAGGAACTGAAGTCCATCCTGAAGGACAAGTATGGCATCGAGCCGGCCGCCGGTGGCGCCGTCATGATGGCTGCTGGCCCGGCTGCTGCTGCCGCCCCGGTGGAAGAGCAGACCGAATTCGACGTCGTCCTGACGGACGCCGGCCCGAACAAGATCAACGTGATCAAAGTCGTGCGCGAAATCACCGGTCTGGGCCTGAAAGAAGCCAAGGACCTGACCGAAGCCGGTGGCAAGGTCAAGGAAGGCATCTCGAAGGCTGACGCCGAAGCGATGAAGAAGAAGTTCGAAGAGGCTGGCGCCAAGGCCGAACTGAAGTAA
- the rplJ gene encoding 50S ribosomal protein L10 translates to MDRAQKEKVVDELGQIFESSGVVVVAHYTGMTVAQMQDLRAKMREVGGSVRVAKNKLAKIALEGKPGAQMGDLLTGMTVLAYSEDPVAAAKVTEAYAKTNEKFVILGGAMGGSILDQAGVKAVASLPSREELIAQIVSCIGAPASAIAGAIGAPASNIASILSTIEEKAAA, encoded by the coding sequence GTGGATAGAGCCCAGAAAGAGAAAGTGGTCGATGAACTCGGCCAGATCTTCGAAAGCTCTGGCGTTGTGGTGGTTGCCCACTACACGGGTATGACGGTTGCACAGATGCAGGACCTGCGCGCGAAAATGCGCGAAGTTGGCGGGTCCGTACGCGTTGCCAAGAACAAGCTCGCCAAGATCGCCCTTGAAGGGAAACCCGGCGCACAGATGGGTGACCTGCTTACGGGCATGACCGTGCTTGCCTATTCGGAAGACCCTGTCGCTGCGGCGAAGGTCACCGAGGCCTATGCCAAGACGAACGAAAAGTTCGTCATTCTTGGCGGGGCTATGGGCGGCTCGATTCTGGACCAGGCCGGTGTCAAGGCTGTGGCTTCTCTGCCGTCGCGCGAAGAGCTTATCGCTCAGATCGTGTCGTGCATCGGGGCACCTGCTTCGGCAATCGCTGGTGCAATTGGCGCGCCTGCTTCGAACATCGCAAGCATCCTGTCCACCATCGAGGAAAAGGCTGCGGCCTGA